The Corvus cornix cornix isolate S_Up_H32 chromosome 6, ASM73873v5, whole genome shotgun sequence genome includes the window tatcaAATAAATAGACCATGTAGCTGTCCCAGCCTCtctggggagaaaggagaagagaataTAAACAAGAGAAATCCCAAACAGCTCCTACTAACCCAGCACATCAGGAACTAATTATTGTGGGGACTCTCTTACCAAGTGCCttaaaaaacttattttgaTAGATCCCACAGAAAGGCAAGACCCTTTGCtagcaattatttaaatatttaggcGGAGTACAACTACAGAAATCTGCTTATATTACCCAATAAAAAGCCTCAAGAGTTACACTCACAGAGCAAACTGCCTCCTGTGGGAGAAGATTCAGGCAATTTTTCTTCCGTAAGCTTTTAAAGTCTCTGAGAAGGTGAAAGACACGAACAGAATCGTTCTTACCACACCATCAATAACACACTGGGAAGCAGGTTTCCGAGGGTCCAGGCAAATCCCTGTTtccaacagcagctcctgattTCCAGTGCTTATTCCAGTCTCAAACTCAATGCGATTCTGAAGGGAATGAAGGCTTTCCTCGGGATGCAAAAGGAAGGACACGATCTTGGCAGAGGTCATGTTTAGGATGTGTACTATCTGTAAAAGGAGGACAAGTAGATTACAAATCCTTGGATAACAAAGACAAAGGCACACAAgcctgggagggagcacagagcagaatgAGAGcataatttggttttaataaCCACAATAATCAATTTAGGAGTAAAGCCCCACATAAAAAACGCTCATACCTGGGCCTGTAACTTTTAACGTCACAGAAAATGACAATCTGACACATTAAGAGCCTTCACAAGTCCTGCTGCAGCTTAATTACATCAAAAGAATGGAGACAAAAATTGTCCTCCTGTTTCTACACAGGCTTGCCTTGGCTAGTCTGACTTCCACAAAGCTCCAGTAATtatttgaagaggaaaaatcagGTGAATGTCACCTCTGTTCTACTACAGGCACTACTACTGTAGTGCATGAATACACCTGGAGGCCACAGCATCACCAGTGAAGTTCGGGAAAACGGTTATCAGCAAATATTAAACCCTTCTTTGATCCTGGTGAGCCTTTCCAAGATAACAAACAGTACTACAGGGTCATCCTTCAACTCCAAACGTAAAGCTAGAGATTAATGTTGCAGGAGAAGTTTTATGTTCCAATACGTACTGGACAGGCTGTATATGCACTCACTTCCTGAtaccaagagaaaaaattgcTCATGGTCCTGAAAGCTGGATGATGCCAGGATTACAGCTTTGCTCCACTGAACACACTCTCTGTCTCTTCTGGGATGCTTTCAGAAGGCCTTTAAACCCAGAAACAGCCCCCCACTCACCTTCAGATTCAGTATGTGATCCATTATTAGGAAACACCTTGGACGACTGGTCTCAGGATCTGAACCTCCACCCCTCTGCTGTGGATCCCAGTTCAGCATCAGCTGCAACCAGTTTTCCATGGGTTCTACAATCAAACTAAAGCAGAAGGGTGTAAGAAAGGGGAGGCAGATACTCCCTTCACCAGACTGAAGCAGCCCAGTTCCCTGGGCCTCTCCTTGTGTGCTCTGTTGAACAGGCTCTGTCTTTGCGGCCAACGGGCACCGGAGAGCCCAAAGTATCCAAAAAAGAGCCAGTGGCTACAGGCTATCCCTgaacagcaaacagcagtgtGCCAGGAGCTTGAAATACTcctgaggagaaagaaggaggagCTCTCAGTGCTTGGCAAAAGGGAGGAAGAGTCCTCAGTTTAGAAGACCAAAACTGTCCCCTGTGATGAGGGCAGACATACCCACAGAGGCTGTGAGGCTGCGGCAGGTGGGTGCTGAAGCTAACCTCCCCACTCATCTCTTCAGAGGCAAAGATGTGCTTTGGATCCTTCTTCTTGATTTTTTCATgcctggaaaataaaagctttcatgTATATACTGAGGAGTGTTACTTTTGTAAGGGAGCAACTGAAGACAGCAAAGAAGTGCCCCTGTCCAGCAGCTTTAGAAAACAAACTCGTCTTTCAGGACAAATATGCCATTTTCAATCCGCCCAGAACATCTCCACATAGAGGAGGGGAGCCCTTCCAATTAACTCTGCCTCTGGAAAGACTTACCTCTTCTCTTGTTCTAACAGAAACCCAAGTTTCctattttttctgttccagaACCACCCTTttaaaaaccaagcagaaaCCTCCATATGCAGGTTAAAGTCTTTCAGCATAATTTTTAAGTACTTCCAAGCACCTCTTGCAGCATAAGTGTCTTACCAGGCAAATGGCTGTAGATTATGTAAGAAAGGTCTAAATCCTGCAATGCATTCAAACACCATTGTGCCAAAGCTCCAGTAATCAACAGTAACCGAGTAGGATTTATTCTCAAAGAGTTCTGGAGCCTAAAAAGGATCATAAAAAGACACTTTGACAGTGGTATTCCCTTGCATTTCTGCAGAGACAAAGCCACCAGGTGTGGCTCTCTGAGAGGGGACACCCTTGGGACAGGTCCCCAGGATCTCCTTTTTTGGAGGTTTCAGCCCTTGGCCATGCCAAGCCacagctgccctgccccagTGCTGGTGACACGAAAAAAAGTCTTACCAAATATTGCAAAGTTCCAACAAATGAAGTGCATAAACTTCCTTGATCCAGATCCTTTGCATATCCCAGGTCTATTATTTTGTGAACAATCTGCAGACAGTTTAAACAGTTCATCAGAAGAGCAAATGCTGAGgcaaaaaccaccaaacaacccaaaatcTGCTCAGTGACAGCCCCAGAATCCTCTCAAGAGGACAGCCAGAATGGAAATTCTGGACAAAGTCCATGGCAAAGCTTCACCAACAGTGTTAAAGCTTTTAGTAAATTCTCAGTTGAGTTTTCAGTCCAGTTCAATGTGACAGCTTCCAGAAATGACAGTGGAAACACACTGACCACCTGATTTACCTTCCCACCTTCATCCTGAAGAACAATATTTTCAGGCTTTAGATCTCTGTGTATAATTCTGTTCTTGTGCAAATACTGGATACCAGACCCTGAAAGACACGtgtttaacagaaaataaagttccCATCAATTAAAATACATCTGATAAAATACATCTCATTCCCAGCCTTCCATGATTTACCACCACTCACTTCTACATTTAAAATCTTCcaaacttctgtttcttctccaCTGCACTTTCACATCTTTGCAAAGACATGCCAAAGACACTTAatttattagggaaaaaaaaacattctggaAGGGGAACAAGGATAAAGCAAGCAGagtttctctttatttcagGAATTCAGCTGGAAGCCCTCTGAGCACTGAAAGGACTGAAGTCAAGGCCAGTACTCTAAAATACTTTCTCATGCCAAAACTAGCTCTTCCTACAAGCAATGATGGGTTACCTGTAAGATAATTAAGAAAACAAGGAGCTCTCTTGGAAAACCTCCTTCCTAGAGAAACCCAGGCATTGCCCTGTATCAGACAGCTCTTCCTTCCCATGGTGTCCAAAAATCCAGGTACTTCCCAACAGGCCTGATTTTTTTAACAGCCTGTTCGTTTCAGTTCCCTTTCCATGGTTagctgagaaagggaaaatgccactacacattaaaaaacccaacccccccccccccccccaaaaaaaaaaacagatagAAAGCAAGCATTAACTACATACCAATGTCACTAAGCAGAGAAAGGATTTGACTTTCCTTCAGCCCACAgcagttttctggtttgtttagCAGCTACAAAAAACGCAAAAGATGTTCAGACCCACACTGCAACAGGTAACAGCAAACCCCAACATTTTCCATGCCCTGCTGACACAGCCCAGCAAACAGCACAGCTCAAGGATCACTCCAGCGGAATGGGGCAGTTAACTTTGTGCAATAAAATCACGGCCAAGAAGAAAACAactcaaaacaaaatgaaaattcagaaaacaaaggggTAGGAGACACAGGCAGGGCCACAGGGCTGAAGGTGAGCGAGGCTCCCCCTCATCACTGTCTTAATGACCTGGCAATGAAAGCAGCTTCAGCAATTTCTGACTTTTACTGCACTCAAGGCTTTCAGAGATGACTGAGGTGCCTCAGCCCTCATGGTGGATCCACGAGGAGAAATTAAtaatgaagcaaaacaaaaattatgccAAACGAGAGAAAGATTTAAAGAATacaatcagaaataaaaaagaatatgcttttttttcccttagggAGCAAAGCAGTGCAGGGCATCAAATGGAATGAAGCATGTTACTTCCTAAGTTGTTTCAACATCTATGCAACACCTAAATGTTCATCAGAAATGATCAAACACTGCATTGCAAGTAGAGCTAATTTCTCAGCCATTTCACTCCAATTTACCTTCAGGGAGTCTCCAAACTTTTACTGCAATAATACAAGAGCCAGATGTCTCTGATGCCTGTGTCTGCAACCTCCAAGTGCTCTTTCATACATGCCTCCTTTTACTGCCACTTAAGCCTTAAAACTGTCTCTTGAACTGTTTTAAACAACTTGAAACCATACAATGAGACAGGGTTACTGCATTCACCAACTGCTCACGTTCCCTGGGGCTGTTCAAACACCAGTAACAAAAACTACACAAAAATGAGTTTCCTGATCACGTAGATGAGGTGATTTCTACACAAATCCTgacagggatgtgctgcttcGCCCCTACACAGGTTGCTGCTTCCTGACTCCAGCTGTAATGGAAAGGGAGCATATCAGGTCAccaagctgctgcctggggaacTACTGAAAGGCTCCTTTATTTTTGGGTGTTGCCAGTGTGCAGAATGGCAGCTCCCAGTTCAGCAGGAACACGGAATCCCTGGaatccccagcccagcactggtAGGCTCATCCCCTGTGCTGAGAGCAACGTAACACTGGATACATGTGAATCCAAGCCAGTCAGACTCTGCACAGATGGAGACACAGCAGTAAAGCCAAACATGCTGGGTGTCAGCAGCTGCACTAACGCTAAGGCAGCTCCACGAAACGGCACACTCTGCCTGGATAAAAGAGTATCTGCCCTTGGATTGCCCTCTAGCTTCACAAACACAAGCCTCATTTCCCACACgtgtttttttcccactctaCATTTACGTCCTCACTCACACCTGTACCCAGAAAGAGAAGCACCATGGAGCAGCCCTGGTTACAGGAGCAGCACTAGCATGCCTTGGTTGGGTTattggtgtttggtttttattgaaagcaaagcaggcgTTACCTTCCGGAGGTCACCCCCCGAGCAGTACTCCATGGCCAGGAGGGGAACGTTGTTAACAAGGAAGTTCATCTCCTTGGGAACTTCGCAGGCTCTCACGACGTTGGGATGGTTCAGCCTAAGCACACAGAGAGCTGGATGAAAACTCTGACTCCTCTCTTGGGAGAATGAGACAACAGATTGCAATGCAATCATTGTTTATGTTCCAGGCACAGCTTGTTCCCCAACTGTATCCTTACTCACTCTTCAACCAGATACCTACCAGTATCCAAATGCATCAAATCCATACCTTGGGAATACACAAACCAGTGATGAGATGAAATGATGTCTCAAAGCCAAGGTACAGGACTTTGATGACGGGGACACAGGCTCAAGTTCTTGCACAGTCCTGGCAAAGTCATTATGTGTGGGtgggtgctgctgtgtgtgGGAACAGATTCCCCCTGGCCCAAGGGTTTCACAGGAATCCCTCAACCCCTGTGTAACTGCACCAGGCAGCTGAAAGCCACatgcagagggaaaaattaaCTTCTGCAGCTGAATTCAAACAGCTGCTTCCTGACTGTCGCTAATATATGCTACTCATGGGAATAAATGACAcatccagaaggaaaagaaggcaaattatttctgtctaCACCTTCCAAAGCCTCTGGAAGCCAATGCAAGAGCAGCTTGTGACTCAGTGCTTGTTTTCAGCAACCAAATCAGAGATCACCAAGCCTTGACTTACAAATTCAGGTTCCCTACAAGTGGTTTCCCTCCATGCCATGGCAGACAGTGAGCAGGAGAGGGTAACAAAGCAACAGCAGGAGCTCAGAAAAGCCCTGAACAGCAGGGTCACTGCAGGCCTTGGGGAGGACAACTcagagcatccctgctcccaccagtGGGACAGAGGATTTCCTGCTCCaggatctctctctctctctcggGAGCAGTTCTGTGAGACCTCAACACCCAGAGGCACCCCCCACGTCCATGAGACCAAAGCTGTCCAGTCCTGGTTCACCTGCTGGAGAGGGAGGGTGGGCAGCACAGAGTATGGACTTTGTcacaaggaagcagaaggagaaTTTATTCTTTACATTTGGCAGCGTGACAGTAAAAAAGCAATTCCAGGAGCCCCTGGTTGCTAAATCAACAACAAACATACCGCAGGGTATGGGAACACACAACACCAAAACTCAGCCCATGGGGTGGTGTGAGTTTGGAGGAGTTTCAGATGTGAAcagcccaggcagcacaggagggcagggggctggggggtcGCCGGCTTCCAAGCCAAGGCATGGGACATCTTGGGATGAGACATAACTCAGCACAGGCTTGCCAGGTGACAAGAGGTCCAAGGGGCTGACCCCCGGCTGCCCCCACTCCCAAGCTGGTCAAGCAGCCGAGGCACCAGCTGTCCCCACAACACGGCCCCGTCTCCCCAGCCGGTTCAGGGGCTGacccccggctgccccctctCCCTGTCTGTCCGGTGCCGCCGTGCCGTgccgggccgagccgagccggcCCGCCCGCACTCACTTCTTCATGATGTCGATCTCATGACACCAGCGGTCCTTGTTCTTGACGCTGAGCTCCACCCGGCACGACTTGATAGCCACGCGGTCGCCCGAGTCCTGCGGGACACAGCGCCGTCagccgccccggcccggccgtgccctccccgccgcccggcccggccccacCTGGTGCTGGTACAGGCACACGTTGCCGAAGCCGCCGGTGCCCAGGCGGTCGCGCATCTCCCAGGGCCCGCAGGCGCCGGCCGGGTGCCCGCGCAGCGCCGCCCCGGCGGGGGCCCGCTcgccggcggcgggcgcggggggccgCCCCGCTCCATGGCTCAGCCGCTCGCTCCGGCACTCCGCCTTTATTGCCGCGTCACCGCCCggcgccgcccgcgcccgcccggggccgccgcccgcAGCGCCGCCTCAGTCCCGGAGGGAGAAGTCGAAGGGCTCGAACTCGCGGCGGAAGGCGCGGGCCTGCGCCGCCTCCTCGGGCCGCTGGGCGGCGCACTGCCGCCAGTCCGCGCGCTGCGGCTGCGCCAGCAGCGCCTCGCTCGCCAGCACCTCCCTGCAACACAGCGCCGTGACGTCACCGCGGCGGCGCGCGCACGGCAGCGCGCGCACGGCAGCGCGGCGGGGAAGGCGGGGCACGCACCTGCCGAACTGCAGCGGGAAGCGGCCGCGGATGCGGTGGAACAGCTTCTCCCCCGTGTCCAGCTCCACGTAGAAGTACGGCGTCCCCGGCTGAGCCACCTGCGGGTCGGGAATCACGGAACCACAGAATCAGTTcggttggaaaacacctccgAGCCCATCCAGTCCAACATGTGACCGATCACCGCCTTGCtaactagaccatggcactgagggCCGCGTCCGATCTTTCCCctaaacacctccagggctggtgactccaccaccGCCCTGGCAGTCTATAACCACCGTTCCTGTGAAGAAAGGTCGGAAGAGACACTGGGTCTGGGAAGAGCTACCAGGTGACAGGCAGACCCTCTTCCCAGCCAGCTCAGGAGCCCTGGGGACCCAGCTGTCCTCTCTCCTGGGAGGAAACTTGGAAAAATAACCCTACAAACTGCCGGAGGTCAGTGCCTGACCCCAAACAATAccttccctgggagggaggagcagtGGGTCACTGCCTGCTGGCATCACCAGTGGTGATGCAGCCTGGGCACTACTGTATTTTGTGCTCTAATTCTGCAGTGAGTGACTAAACAAGAGAACCAGGCAGATCTGGTCATTCTTAACCTCACCTAGGTCACCCCGGCCTAGTACTGAACATTTTTGGAGGAAGAGGCCACACTCACGTATTTCTCAGCTGAGAAATCGTATATTGCTCAGGGGAGCTTCTCCCAGAGCACAACATCTCTGGCACATCCCCAGATCAAGTCCATGAGGCTCTGCCTCCACCAGCTTAACCCTGCCCCACAGAGTGACCTCAGGGCCAAACAGCAGCTTAGGCAGGACAGGGGGGAAGTAACAGGTGAAATCTGGCCCCATACTTGCGCGATATCCGAGTGCTCTGGGATTTCTAACAATTCAATCTGCTGTTCCTTTGCTTGTGCAATGAAGGCCTCTTTGATGTCTTCAGAAGTACAGAGGTCCAGTGGGACAGGAACCACCTGGAGAGGGGGGACATTTCCATAAAGAGAAGACAATCCATTTGCAGAAAGCCATCAGTCCATCACTGGAGCTGGTGTGCTCCTCAGTACAGCTCAGACTCATCACACAAGACAGGCGAGCACCCATCTCTACAGGCTTAAActtatgactttttttcctgtaggagCTGGACAGAGAGCTGAAAACTCAAAGCTTGAAGTTCTCAGCACAGCCCTCTCCTGTCTGATCTCTGTGGTAGTTCTGATACAGCTCTGATGTACTTACAGATCTGCCACACACAGCAACCACCACAATAAACCCCTAAATGACTCTTTCAATTCATTTGGAGTTTATATTCAGTGCAAGTTTATGTTTTCCCAGGGTGACACCCAAACCGTACCTGTAGCTGCAGATGCTGACTCCTATAGTTTCTTTCAAATAGGACGTATCTCTTTCCCTTGCTTCTGAAAAATTCCTTTAGGGCAGCCTTGTACTTGGTCACTTCTTCCAGCACCTCTGAAGACAAGTCCACCACTGACTGATAGTGCCCAATTGGCAAAATCAGGACGTGGTCAGGTGACAAACCCCCTTTGGCCAGGGCAAGGTAGCACTAGGGTAAAACAACACACACCAGTTatttgctgtgctctggggaTTTACCCCCAGCCTCAGGAACAGGAGAGTCTTCTATGTTGCTTATTAGGATTGTGTATTAgcaattttatttgaatttatttttatactgaatTTATTAATCATTAGAGGAATGAGAAAGAGACAGAGGGACTgccaaaggacaaaaaaaaaaaagtatcttttgaTGCCTTGTCTGAGGGGAAGCAGCTGAGTTAACTTCACCACTGTGCCAGGAATTTCTTACTCTGACACAAAAATCCACTTAAAAATCTAAACTAGGCCTGAGGACAAACCTGCCCCTGTAAGTGGATTATGCTGTAGAGGAGCAGTAACTTCAAGCAAAGCGCATAAAAAATGAGAGACTAAGCTTCAAAGTCAGCATCCTGAAGTACATCTTGGAGATATCTTCTCTTTCATCTCTGTAGAACAAAACTGGAACCAGCCATCCCAGGGAGATCTGGCACCGGTGCATCCTGCTGCCAAAGCAGGTCCCAGCTGACTTCCAGCTGGAAAAGTTTTGCCAGACAGTAACAGAGGGCTGGCACAGCAAAAAGTGTTCTGACACTGGaatccagctctgctgctggaacaaAACTGGGCCACGCTTCACTTTTTAAGAGTTTATGTGTTTGCAGACAAATGTGTTTGTAAAGGAGATgcaaagaaactgaaagcaagCCCGAGAGATGCAAATATAAGtttgttttacatttaaaattggAATTTCGTATTTTGTTTTGCCATGGCTTAGCATGGTTCTGACCCAGCAAAGCCCATGCTACAGGTACTTACATGTGTGCCAATACTGACCACCAAGTGCTTCTCCACCTCGGGGCTGGCCAGGCAGAACCAGCAGGGCCCCGTGGGCTGAGCTTTGTTGGGAAAGGAAACCAGGATTAGCACAAGGGATATTTGTCAGAACACAGAAAACCTGCCATTTGCCAGCCACCCTTCCCAGTCTATAAAGTGCTGAAGGTGTCAGAAGGACACAGCTCTGGCCAGGGAAATTCCAGCAAGAAAGGAGGTGGTGGCAGTCACACCCTGCTGACTGCCATTCTCCTGGAATGCTATAACCTATTGAAGGAGGAGTTTAGTAGTTCCAGGAGTTAGTAGCCGCAGCTCACTAAGAAGAAAACACCAGCAAATTTaagcaaacaaatcaaaatgAGGTAAAATACTGCACAGGTACAGACAAGGGCAGACACTGTCCAACACACTTGTCAGTTCTGGCCTATTCATCGCACGCAAAACACCTGGATTCACACCCAAATTGTGATACCTGAGCTGAGCTTTGTGAAAGGGCCATGTTCAGAGGCTACTCTGGTTCAGAGGGTAAATGCCATCAGCCCAACCACAACCACCACAGACCCAAAGAGCTTCCGGCCCTTCTTTCACCTGTTGAAGCCTCCCTTCCCGTGGAAACAAGGGACCCTTCCTCCTTCTGCATTCCCCCAGCAGCTGGCACCATGACAGAGCTCACTGGCCAGCTGACACATACAGCTCGACAGCTTGAGGAGCAACATGGAATGACGTGCTCCATCCAGTGCCTCGAGGGAAGagctcaggaaaaaagcagcctCACACTTACGGGGTTTCTTGGCTTGCTTGGGTTGGGAGtcccctctctcttttccatctGAGGGACGTTTCTTTCCCTGATGCTTGTTCAAGTCAAAGAAAAACTGACAAGCCGGTTCTTCCTGTTTAGGAAATGAAAAGTGAAGCCTGTTAGAACTGCATGACAGAAAGTGACAGGATATacaaaaatttgatttttcctgAAGAGCTGTGAACCAGTTTTGAAAAGCATCAAtatcccaggatccctgaggctggaaaagccctcccagcccacagagtccaagctgtgcccaatgcccaccttgtccccagcccagagcactgagtgccacctccaggccttccctgggcacctccagggatggggactccaaacctccctgggcagcccctgccaaggcctgagcaccctttgCAGGAAGAAATGCCTTCTGAATATCCTGGAACAAAATGATCTGTCCTCCTAGTAATGCAGCAGACTTTGCCTGCTTCAGTCAGGGAAAAACTTGTGGGAGAGCTGCCCCAAATCATTATGCTCTCCTATTCAGCCTTATGCTGAATATTCAGAATTGCCTGATTTTATGTATTATTcaaaccttttcatttttcagccaGTGCCAAAAGAATGGCTTTATTTCTTAGAGATGTTAACCTGTCACAGACTCATCAGAGGGTGAAAACATATGACTGAGTTATCCCATACAGCAAAATGCCATTAGAAGGCTTTGatgctgcagaggaaaaaaaactgtccccatctttcttacagTCCTCCTTTAAGAAGTGAAAGACCccaataaggtctccctggagctttctcttctgcaggctgaacacccccagctctccaaGCCTGTCTCCATGGCAGAGTTTTGGACAGAGATATCCCAAAGGGAAAGGCAAGCAGTGTTGTGAGCACACAGCGTGAACCCAGAGGGCACAGGTGGAGGAGCACAGGGCGGTACCTCTGCACAGAGCGCGGCTTTGCTCTTGGGAGCCTCCTTCCTCAATTTCCGGTAGGGATTTTCAGTGACATCCTGAGGCTGCTTCACCAGCTCGGCGGGGTCCATGGAGCTCAAGGGCACGATGCTGAAGGCGTAGAGGTACTGCAACGAACACAGGGGCTCAGGGGCAAGCAGCTCCTGCCACGGCTGCACCTCTGAGGAGCTCACCTAAGACCCTGAGTCCCACACCACTCAGCTCATCGGTGTTTGTGCCAAGGCAGGGCATGGGAAAACACCCCCCCGTGCCAGTGTCCCACCCAGGAGTTTATGGAGTGCATCCTTGATCCCTGCCCATTTTCAGGCCTTCTTTGTTATCAGGCCTGGAACCTGTGCATTCTTAACTACCAACCAATATTCTGTAAATTTCttaaggaaagaagagaaataggTTAAAAACCTCATCCCAGAAGTTCGTTATTTTCAGTGGTTTGTGCCTCAGAACAGCCCTTACCCTTCTGACATAACAGGCAAGTGGTACCTATTACTCAAGTGAGCCAGACACCTCCACTTCAGCCAAGCTTTTAAGTGCCTGTTGCTTTCCTCTAACTGGCCTCACTGCCCTATTGTTGTActtgagaaaagaagaaatgttcaAGGGTGTCAGTACCTTTTTCTTGCTTGC containing:
- the CHUK gene encoding inhibitor of nuclear factor kappa-B kinase subunit alpha isoform X1, which gives rise to MRDRLGTGGFGNVCLYQHQDSGDRVAIKSCRVELSVKNKDRWCHEIDIMKKLNHPNVVRACEVPKEMNFLVNNVPLLAMEYCSGGDLRKLLNKPENCCGLKESQILSLLSDIGSGIQYLHKNRIIHRDLKPENIVLQDEGGKIVHKIIDLGYAKDLDQGSLCTSFVGTLQYLAPELFENKSYSVTVDYWSFGTMVFECIAGFRPFLHNLQPFAWHEKIKKKDPKHIFASEEMSGEVSFSTHLPQPHSLCGLIVEPMENWLQLMLNWDPQQRGGGSDPETSRPRCFLIMDHILNLKIVHILNMTSAKIVSFLLHPEESLHSLQNRIEFETGISTGNQELLLETGICLDPRKPASQCVIDGVRGWDSYMVYLFDKSKTVYDGPFASRSLSDCVNYIVQDSKIQLPIPQLRKVWAEAVHYVIGLKEDYSRLFQGQRAAMLSLLRYNANLIKMKNNMVSASQQLKAKLEFFHQSIRLDLERYSDQMAYGISSEKMLKAWKEMEEKASQCAQAEDIGYLDEQIMALHTEIVELQKSPYARRQGEVMESLEQRAIDLYKQLKTRPPDHAYSDSTDMVKIIVQTVQSQDRVLKELFGHLSKLLGCKQKIIDLLPEIEVALNNIKEADNSVMQMQGKRQREIWHLLKIACTQSSSRSLVSSSLEGTASTPAATWLPQSSSGNTAPHPLSSLAAPEDGENFADVIRENVNYLELFSSILQEVRQEQNSMMSFDWSWLK
- the CWF19L1 gene encoding CWF19-like protein 1, with translation MAAAPLRVLACGDVEGRLEAIFGRVRAIQAKSGRFDMLLCVGNFFGSTSEAEWADYRTGAKKAPIPTYVLGANNQDTLSYFPDVSGCELAENITYLGRRGVYSGCSGLQIAYLSGTEAQEQPAPAHSFSAKDVAELKTSLLSTPNFRGVDILLTSPWPRDVGTFANSAGEIDTKKCGSKLVSDLAASLKPRYHFAALEKAYYERLPYRNHMVLQETPQHVTRFIALADVGNASKKKYLYAFSIVPLSSMDPAELVKQPQDVTENPYRKLRKEAPKSKAALCAEEEPACQFFFDLNKHQGKKRPSDGKERGDSQPKQAKKPPQPTGPCWFCLASPEVEKHLVVSIGTHCYLALAKGGLSPDHVLILPIGHYQSVVDLSSEVLEEVTKYKAALKEFFRSKGKRYVLFERNYRSQHLQLQVVPVPLDLCTSEDIKEAFIAQAKEQQIELLEIPEHSDIAQVAQPGTPYFYVELDTGEKLFHRIRGRFPLQFGREVLASEALLAQPQRADWRQCAAQRPEEAAQARAFRREFEPFDFSLRD